The Mesorhizobium sp. B1-1-8 genome contains a region encoding:
- a CDS encoding response regulator transcription factor, which yields MIVIVDERELVTEGYSSLFDREGVATAGFAPGEFGEWVSSAADTDLRSVRAFLIGDCREGAISPRQIRDRTGAPVIALSEQHSLEHTLRLFESGVDDVVRKPVHIREILARISAIRRRAHEEAAYTEVGAMRIFMDGRDPEIDGEPLPLPRRERRILEYLASNRGRRVTKTQVFNAIYGIFDDEVEENVVESHISKLRKKLRERLGHDPIDSKRFLGYRLVF from the coding sequence ATGATCGTGATCGTTGATGAGCGAGAGCTCGTAACAGAGGGCTATAGCTCGCTTTTCGATCGCGAGGGGGTGGCCACAGCGGGCTTCGCGCCAGGCGAATTCGGCGAGTGGGTGAGTTCCGCCGCCGACACCGATCTGAGATCGGTCAGGGCTTTCCTCATCGGCGATTGCCGCGAAGGCGCCATCTCGCCGCGCCAGATCCGCGACCGCACCGGCGCGCCGGTGATCGCGCTCAGCGAACAGCACTCGCTGGAACATACGCTGCGGCTGTTCGAAAGCGGCGTCGACGACGTCGTGCGCAAACCCGTCCACATCCGCGAGATCCTGGCCCGCATCAGCGCCATCCGTCGCCGTGCCCATGAGGAAGCGGCGTACACCGAAGTCGGCGCCATGCGCATTTTCATGGACGGCCGCGACCCGGAGATCGACGGCGAGCCGCTGCCGCTGCCGCGCCGCGAACGGCGCATCCTTGAATACCTGGCCAGCAACCGCGGCCGGCGCGTGACCAAGACGCAGGTGTTCAACGCCATCTACGGCATCTTCGACGACGAGGTCGAGGAGAACGTGGTGGAAAGCCACATCTCGAAGCTGCGCAAGAAACTGCGCGAACGGCTCGGTCACGATCCGATCGATTCCAAGCGGTTCCTCGGCTACCGGCTGGTGTTTTGA
- a CDS encoding transglycosylase SLT domain-containing protein yields MAHRNSAARLRLLASALATICISSLGAGAAIAATNPCEPEILRAADRYGVPAGILYAVGLTETGVKGSLQPNALNIEGKAVFPRSRGEALATFENARRAGKTLIDLGCMQINHRYHGDHFRSIADMLDPHQNVDYAARFLVSLHARHMTWSMAVARYHAGPDNDPAQKVYVCRVIANMVATGFGKWTPNAAAFCNQ; encoded by the coding sequence ATGGCCCACAGGAATTCGGCCGCGCGGCTTCGCCTCCTCGCGAGTGCGCTGGCGACGATATGTATATCTAGCCTCGGCGCCGGCGCCGCCATCGCGGCCACCAACCCTTGCGAGCCTGAGATCCTGCGCGCCGCCGATCGCTATGGCGTGCCGGCGGGAATCCTCTATGCGGTCGGGCTGACCGAGACCGGAGTAAAGGGCAGCCTTCAGCCCAACGCCTTGAATATAGAAGGAAAAGCCGTCTTCCCGCGCAGCCGTGGCGAAGCCCTCGCCACCTTCGAGAACGCTCGCCGCGCGGGCAAGACCTTGATCGACCTCGGCTGCATGCAGATCAACCATCGCTATCACGGCGATCATTTCCGCAGCATCGCCGACATGCTCGATCCGCACCAGAATGTCGACTACGCGGCGCGCTTCCTGGTCAGCCTCCATGCCCGCCATATGACCTGGTCGATGGCCGTCGCCCGCTACCATGCCGGTCCCGACAACGACCCCGCCCAGAAGGTCTATGTCTGCCGCGTAATCGCCAACATGGTCGCCACCGGCTTCGGCAAATGGACGCCCAACGCCGCCGCCTTCTGCAACCAATAG
- a CDS encoding flagellar hook-length control protein FliK, with protein sequence MTSVSQALPGFASAPAQSKQHAAGGKEKDQGFDEMVHGENPVQPPGKRPAPLAPTDAPQARRAAPHPGKAELDQDAQGQAVSQKPVAGKTTKGEADRLKVAAGADAGAVTDAAPLQDRLPLLMALSDARHFAASPARGNGDSTAGGQEELQGLGRSASPDPRYHSAKRPATDDSTAAEPRLRSGRAAIAADTSGPDFGQKPASAGPGLEFPGRRDNSALLMPADRTHADAVSSPQPWRPASKIAQAGQSVAQAGQVKPSATRTEVVSQQSFPAPAQNPMSQTASALVDAIASDTGVQQAFSNASVASQATNAVAVPTHVLKIELHPAELGTVTASLRLSGEQLSIEMKPETHEAYRRLTTDSDAIIKSLRGLGFDVNHVTILQPSIAVHAANRIDANSALPMSTSRDQPSFQPGSSGGNSGGDRQPGRNDGNGPQEFGRAASPPRECAGDDMYI encoded by the coding sequence ATGACCAGCGTCAGCCAGGCCCTGCCGGGATTTGCTTCCGCCCCTGCCCAGTCGAAGCAGCACGCCGCCGGCGGCAAAGAGAAGGACCAGGGTTTCGACGAGATGGTGCACGGCGAAAATCCGGTTCAGCCGCCGGGCAAGCGCCCAGCTCCCCTCGCGCCAACGGACGCGCCTCAGGCCAGGCGCGCCGCCCCCCATCCGGGCAAAGCGGAACTCGACCAGGATGCGCAGGGACAGGCGGTGTCGCAGAAGCCGGTCGCGGGAAAGACCACGAAAGGCGAAGCCGATCGGCTGAAGGTCGCGGCCGGTGCCGATGCGGGGGCCGTCACCGATGCCGCACCGCTCCAGGACCGCCTGCCTTTGCTGATGGCGCTGAGCGACGCCAGGCATTTCGCGGCGTCGCCGGCCAGGGGCAACGGGGACTCCACCGCCGGGGGGCAGGAAGAGCTACAGGGCCTCGGCAGATCGGCATCACCGGACCCGCGCTACCATTCGGCCAAGCGGCCAGCGACGGACGATTCCACGGCCGCTGAACCGCGGCTGCGATCCGGTCGCGCGGCGATCGCGGCCGACACCTCCGGACCCGATTTCGGGCAGAAACCGGCAAGCGCCGGACCGGGCCTCGAATTTCCCGGCCGCCGTGACAACTCCGCCTTGCTGATGCCGGCCGATCGGACGCACGCTGATGCCGTATCGTCACCGCAACCCTGGCGCCCGGCGTCGAAGATCGCGCAGGCTGGCCAGTCCGTCGCGCAGGCCGGTCAGGTCAAGCCGTCCGCCACGCGCACGGAGGTGGTCAGCCAGCAGAGCTTCCCTGCGCCTGCGCAAAATCCCATGAGCCAGACGGCATCGGCGCTTGTTGACGCGATCGCTTCGGACACGGGCGTCCAGCAGGCGTTTTCAAACGCCTCGGTAGCCTCGCAGGCGACCAATGCTGTTGCCGTTCCGACACATGTCCTGAAGATCGAGCTTCATCCGGCCGAGCTCGGCACGGTGACCGCCAGCCTGCGGCTTTCCGGAGAGCAGCTTTCGATCGAGATGAAGCCCGAGACCCATGAGGCATATCGCCGTCTCACCACCGACAGCGATGCCATCATCAAGTCGCTTCGCGGTCTCGGCTTCGACGTCAATCATGTCACCATCCTGCAACCTTCGATAGCGGTGCATGCTGCTAATCGCATCGACGCAAACAGCGCGTTGCCGATGTCGACAAGCCGCGATCAGCCCTCCTTCCAGCCGGGGAGCTCGGGCGGCAACAGCGGCGGCGACCGGCAACCGGGGAGGAATGATGGCAATGGCCCACAGGAATTCGGCCGCGCGGCTTCGCCTCCTCGCGAGTGCGCTGGCGACGATATGTATATCTAG
- a CDS encoding chemotaxis protein MotC, with the protein MRGKAAIGRAVGLLLLAAGPPSAAFAQDALQPYQLVRSLQLIQDRIAGGDHAALPMQAKLLEMTDARLRAADAEDFKDPKNFRALLVYGMSGGNPVTVEAAASRAATDPQNLAIAKGIVAYLNGQPHAAIEILRPIDPMSVPSDLGAFLALVKGSLLATDEPVAALTLLDEARLLSPGTLVEEAALRRSIGIAATQGDAARFALASTQYVAAYLYSPYASQFADSFVSGVIALHMSISQDKLADITAMMDPEREKVIYLRIARRAAIDGLADLSAFASTRAEQGRNGVGNQEDPRAQLYSSLSTVTSPTIDDVRAKLGRIDRGKLSESDRALLDAVQAVAGEVVAPVPPTAKDEAAPAGSAKADKASAEAASASQADADALPPVEGAISEQPAVAALADPAKDAPAVGPPAPPATAPSSAKAAATVAAQADAAAVVPASAPAAGSGLDPHDLTDAAMISARRQLDQIDQLLGAAPK; encoded by the coding sequence ATGAGGGGCAAAGCCGCCATCGGCCGCGCCGTCGGCCTGTTGCTGCTTGCCGCCGGGCCGCCATCGGCGGCTTTCGCGCAGGACGCGTTGCAGCCCTACCAGCTGGTGCGTTCGCTGCAGCTGATCCAGGATCGCATCGCCGGCGGCGACCACGCCGCATTGCCGATGCAGGCCAAGCTCCTCGAAATGACCGATGCCAGGCTTCGTGCAGCCGATGCCGAGGATTTCAAGGACCCGAAGAATTTCCGCGCTCTGCTGGTTTACGGCATGAGCGGCGGCAATCCGGTCACCGTCGAGGCCGCGGCTTCGCGCGCCGCGACCGACCCGCAAAACCTTGCCATCGCCAAAGGCATCGTCGCCTATCTGAACGGTCAGCCGCACGCCGCCATCGAAATCCTGAGGCCGATCGACCCGATGAGCGTGCCGAGCGATCTCGGCGCCTTCCTGGCCCTGGTCAAGGGTTCGCTGCTTGCGACCGATGAGCCGGTCGCGGCGCTGACCTTGCTCGACGAGGCCCGCCTGCTCAGCCCCGGCACGCTGGTCGAGGAGGCGGCGCTTCGCCGTTCGATCGGCATCGCCGCGACGCAAGGCGATGCCGCGCGCTTTGCGCTCGCCTCGACCCAGTATGTGGCGGCCTATCTCTACTCGCCATACGCCAGCCAGTTCGCCGATTCCTTCGTCTCGGGCGTCATCGCACTGCATATGTCGATCAGCCAGGACAAGCTCGCCGACATCACCGCCATGATGGATCCCGAGCGTGAGAAGGTGATCTATCTGCGCATCGCCCGCCGCGCCGCGATCGACGGACTGGCGGACCTCTCCGCCTTCGCTTCGACCCGCGCCGAGCAAGGCCGCAACGGTGTTGGCAATCAGGAAGACCCACGCGCCCAGCTCTATTCGAGCCTGTCGACGGTGACGTCGCCGACCATCGACGACGTGCGCGCCAAGCTCGGCAGGATCGACCGCGGCAAGCTCTCCGAAAGCGACCGCGCCCTGCTCGATGCCGTGCAAGCCGTCGCCGGTGAGGTCGTGGCGCCGGTGCCGCCGACGGCCAAAGATGAAGCCGCGCCGGCCGGCTCCGCCAAAGCCGACAAGGCCTCTGCCGAGGCTGCGTCGGCGAGCCAGGCTGACGCCGATGCCTTGCCGCCGGTGGAAGGCGCGATATCCGAACAACCCGCGGTCGCGGCATTGGCCGACCCCGCGAAAGACGCGCCGGCAGTGGGACCGCCGGCCCCGCCGGCCACGGCACCATCATCCGCCAAAGCAGCAGCCACCGTTGCGGCACAGGCCGATGCGGCAGCTGTGGTGCCTGCATCGGCGCCGGCCGCCGGCTCGGGCCTTGATCCGCACGACCTCACCGACGCCGCGATGATCAGCGCGCGCCGCCAGCTCGACCAGATCGACCAGCTACTCGGAGCCGCTCCCAAATGA
- a CDS encoding MotB family protein gives MSAVGHGEGVHEIIIVKRNHDGHDEAHHGGVWKIAFADFMTAMMCFFLVMWLINAANEQTKAAVASYFNPVELIDRNSSRKGLEDLGDGPSKVGLTADNPQDGASKAGEDGKGGAGSSDRRQTKEASQRSDLSDEHLFADPYAVLAEIATDTSVMQNVSAKGEGGAQNAGPATGASGGESYRDPFAPDFWSQQVVTPEAEASAARAKVEGDPAKPGDKVALVAVPKIKTVPPSPPPTAASPEPSATPAKPNAGIAAAADAKAGKAGGEKVKGGQASGEKAEVEAATGDAAKSEAAKTEGDKAGAAKAEADKAADKGEKAPTSAALQTAAEIKQELAKAFAPGEKLADGVSVEATDKGVVISITDQLDFGMFEIGSAVPRRELVLAMEKIGHIINEKKGTITIGGHTDARPFRSDTYDNWRLSTARAHSAYYMLVRGGVDESRITEVAGFADRQPKIASDPMAAANRRIEILMASGG, from the coding sequence ATGAGCGCTGTCGGCCACGGCGAAGGCGTCCACGAAATCATCATCGTCAAACGTAATCACGACGGTCACGACGAGGCCCATCATGGCGGCGTCTGGAAGATCGCTTTCGCCGACTTCATGACCGCGATGATGTGCTTCTTCCTCGTCATGTGGCTGATCAACGCCGCCAACGAGCAGACCAAGGCGGCCGTTGCCAGCTACTTCAACCCGGTCGAGCTGATCGATCGCAACTCCAGCCGCAAGGGCCTGGAGGATTTGGGCGACGGCCCAAGCAAGGTGGGATTGACCGCCGACAACCCGCAGGACGGCGCGAGCAAGGCGGGTGAGGACGGCAAGGGCGGCGCCGGCTCCTCCGATCGCCGGCAGACGAAGGAAGCCTCGCAGAGGTCCGATCTTTCCGACGAGCATCTGTTTGCCGACCCCTATGCAGTGCTTGCCGAGATCGCCACCGATACCAGCGTCATGCAGAACGTCAGCGCCAAGGGCGAAGGCGGCGCGCAGAACGCCGGTCCGGCGACCGGCGCTTCCGGTGGCGAATCCTATCGCGATCCGTTCGCGCCGGATTTCTGGTCGCAGCAGGTGGTTACCCCCGAGGCCGAAGCCAGCGCCGCGCGCGCCAAGGTCGAGGGCGATCCGGCCAAGCCCGGCGACAAGGTCGCCTTGGTCGCGGTGCCGAAGATCAAGACCGTTCCGCCTTCCCCACCGCCGACGGCCGCGTCGCCTGAGCCATCGGCGACGCCGGCAAAGCCGAATGCCGGGATTGCCGCCGCGGCCGATGCCAAGGCTGGGAAAGCCGGTGGCGAAAAGGTCAAGGGCGGCCAGGCTTCGGGCGAAAAGGCCGAAGTCGAGGCCGCCACTGGCGATGCCGCGAAATCCGAAGCCGCAAAGACCGAGGGGGACAAGGCTGGGGCGGCAAAGGCTGAAGCGGACAAGGCCGCCGACAAAGGCGAGAAAGCTCCGACCAGCGCCGCCCTGCAGACCGCCGCCGAGATCAAGCAGGAGCTGGCCAAGGCCTTCGCGCCGGGTGAAAAGCTGGCGGACGGCGTCTCCGTCGAGGCCACCGACAAGGGCGTCGTCATCTCGATCACCGACCAGCTCGATTTCGGCATGTTCGAGATCGGCTCGGCCGTGCCGCGTCGCGAGCTGGTGCTGGCGATGGAAAAGATCGGCCACATCATCAACGAGAAGAAGGGCACCATCACCATCGGCGGCCATACCGATGCGCGGCCGTTCCGCAGCGACACCTACGACAATTGGCGGCTGTCGACCGCGCGCGCCCACTCGGCCTATTACATGCTCGTGCGCGGCGGTGTCGACGAAAGCCGCATCACCGAGGTCGCGGGTTTCGCCGACCGCCAGCCCAAGATCGCTTCCGATCCGATGGCGGCGGCGAACCGCCGCATCGAGATCCTGATGGCGAGCGGCGGATGA
- the fliF gene encoding flagellar basal-body MS-ring/collar protein FliF, whose translation MPEQIQSIIANLKSFGVRRLALMGAIAALVMAVIGVASVYLNRPAYETLYVGLDRSDVNQIGLVLGEAGIGFDVGADGTSVLVPAGTTAQARMLLAEKGLPTSANAGYELFDNVGSLGLTSFMQQITRVRALEGEIARTIQSIAGVKAARVHIVMSERANFRRDEQQPSASVVIRYAGVDAEKSAMSIRHLVAAAVPGLSADKVTVLDSNGNLLAAGDDTSNTSAARTLGVEQTVEAQIGDNIRRALTPYLGPDNFRASVKADVNTDTRQTEETIFDPESRVERSVQSVRTNEASNQKQASTPTSVEQNLPETQTTSTEGPQSTSQNDRKEEITNYEINSKKIATVSNGYSVTKMSIAVVVNQQRLATILGKDATPEQIAKRVADIQKMVASATGFDDKRGDVIDVSAVEFIDGLDGEPIEQPGILASIGTYTGTLINAGAFIVVVFLIAVFGLRPMASALTAPAKQAAIAGPSFDDVQRSLPMPEAPVAAIAAEAPAAALPGTRPLDDLRQKIRPAPQDRLARMVDINEERTAQILRKWAAAPEAAG comes from the coding sequence GTGCCGGAACAGATCCAGAGCATCATCGCCAATCTCAAGAGCTTCGGCGTCAGGCGTCTCGCCCTAATGGGCGCCATCGCTGCGCTGGTGATGGCCGTCATCGGCGTCGCCTCGGTCTATCTCAACCGTCCGGCCTACGAGACGCTCTATGTCGGGCTCGATCGCTCCGACGTGAACCAGATCGGCCTGGTGCTGGGCGAGGCCGGCATCGGCTTCGACGTCGGCGCCGACGGAACCTCGGTGCTGGTGCCGGCCGGCACCACCGCGCAGGCCCGCATGCTGCTTGCCGAAAAGGGCCTGCCGACCAGCGCCAACGCCGGCTACGAGCTCTTCGACAATGTCGGCTCGCTCGGTCTGACGTCCTTCATGCAGCAGATCACCCGGGTGCGCGCGCTGGAAGGCGAGATCGCACGCACCATTCAGTCGATTGCCGGCGTCAAGGCGGCGCGCGTCCACATCGTCATGTCGGAGCGCGCCAATTTCCGCCGCGACGAGCAGCAGCCCTCCGCTTCGGTGGTCATCCGCTATGCCGGCGTCGATGCCGAAAAGAGCGCGATGTCGATCCGCCATCTGGTTGCCGCGGCGGTTCCCGGCCTGTCGGCGGACAAGGTCACGGTGCTTGATTCCAACGGCAATCTGCTCGCCGCCGGCGACGATACCTCCAACACCAGCGCGGCCCGCACGCTCGGCGTCGAGCAGACGGTCGAGGCGCAGATCGGCGACAATATCCGCCGCGCGCTGACCCCCTATCTCGGCCCCGACAATTTCCGCGCCAGCGTCAAGGCCGACGTCAACACCGACACCCGCCAGACCGAGGAGACGATCTTCGATCCCGAATCCCGCGTCGAGCGGTCGGTGCAGTCGGTGCGCACCAACGAGGCCAGCAATCAGAAACAGGCCTCGACCCCGACCAGCGTCGAGCAGAACCTGCCGGAGACGCAGACGACCAGCACCGAGGGACCGCAGTCCACATCGCAGAACGACCGCAAGGAAGAGATCACCAACTACGAGATCAACTCCAAGAAGATCGCCACCGTCTCCAATGGCTATTCGGTGACCAAGATGTCGATCGCCGTCGTCGTCAACCAGCAGCGCCTGGCGACCATCCTCGGCAAGGACGCCACCCCCGAGCAGATCGCCAAGCGCGTCGCCGATATCCAGAAGATGGTCGCCTCGGCGACCGGCTTCGACGACAAGCGCGGCGACGTCATCGACGTCTCGGCGGTCGAGTTCATCGACGGACTGGACGGCGAGCCCATCGAGCAGCCTGGCATTCTCGCCTCGATCGGCACCTACACCGGTACCCTCATCAACGCCGGCGCCTTCATAGTCGTGGTGTTCCTGATCGCCGTCTTCGGCTTGCGGCCGATGGCGAGCGCGCTGACGGCGCCGGCCAAGCAGGCGGCCATTGCCGGCCCGAGCTTCGACGACGTCCAGCGCTCGCTGCCGATGCCTGAGGCCCCGGTGGCCGCGATTGCTGCCGAAGCGCCGGCCGCTGCCTTGCCCGGCACCCGCCCGCTCGACGACCTGCGCCAGAAGATCAGGCCGGCCCCGCAGGACCGGCTTGCCCGCATGGTCGACATCAACGAGGAGCGCACGGCGCAGATCCTGCGCAAATGGGCGGCCGCCCCCGAAGCCGCGGGTTAG
- a CDS encoding flagellin produces the protein MASIMTNASALTALQSLNATNKQLETTQARISTGYRVATASDNAAYWSIATSMKSDNKALSAVQDALGLGAGKVDTAYTAITDIKDQVDEIKAKLVTARGASQDNQQKIATEINAIQAQIKSSVTNASYAGSNLLQNDAAATSDLQIVASYNRTGTTVAIDTITVKAADTQVLDLAGTGGIAGGLLATTFFDPSAAAVSDAAIDTALDSVETALAKLGTGAAYLGAAKSRIDTQKSFLSNLSDSIDKGVGALVDADMNKESTRLQALQVQQQLGIQALSIANGNSQSILALFKN, from the coding sequence TTGGCAAGTATCATGACGAATGCCTCGGCGTTGACGGCGTTGCAGAGCCTCAATGCCACGAACAAGCAACTTGAAACCACGCAGGCCCGTATTTCGACCGGTTACCGCGTCGCCACCGCCAGCGACAACGCCGCCTACTGGTCGATCGCCACGTCGATGAAGTCCGACAACAAGGCGCTCTCGGCCGTCCAGGATGCGCTCGGCCTCGGTGCCGGCAAGGTCGATACCGCCTATACCGCCATCACCGACATCAAGGACCAGGTCGACGAGATCAAGGCCAAGCTGGTCACCGCCCGCGGCGCCAGCCAGGACAACCAGCAGAAGATCGCCACCGAAATCAATGCCATCCAGGCCCAGATCAAGTCGTCGGTCACCAACGCCAGCTACGCCGGCTCGAACCTGCTGCAGAACGACGCTGCTGCCACGTCCGATCTGCAGATCGTCGCGTCGTACAATCGCACCGGCACCACCGTCGCCATCGATACGATAACCGTCAAGGCTGCCGACACGCAGGTCCTCGACTTGGCCGGCACCGGCGGCATCGCCGGTGGCCTGCTCGCCACGACCTTCTTCGACCCGAGCGCTGCCGCTGTTTCCGACGCCGCCATCGATACCGCGCTCGACTCCGTTGAAACGGCGCTTGCCAAACTGGGAACCGGCGCTGCCTATCTCGGCGCCGCCAAGTCGCGCATCGACACCCAGAAGAGCTTCCTGTCGAACCTTAGCGACTCGATCGACAAGGGCGTCGGCGCGCTCGTCGATGCCGACATGAACAAGGAATCGACCCGCCTGCAGGCGCTCCAGGTGCAGCAGCAGCTGGGCATCCAGGCGCTGTCGATCGCCAACGGCAACTCGCAGTCGATCCTGGCGTTGTTCAAGAACTGA
- a CDS encoding flagellin, producing the protein MSSIMTNASALTALQSLNSTNKQLEITQARISTGYRVATASDNAAYWSIATSMKSDNKALSAVQDSLGLGAGKVDTAYTAINTVKDQVDLIKTKLVTARGASQEDQQKIATEINAIQAQIKSSVTNANFAGSNLLQNGGTSASDLNIVASYNRTGATVTIDTINVKSSDTQVLDTAGTGGIVGGLLAATFFDPSSAAVADTAIDTALGSVETALGKLSTGAASLGAAKSRIDTQKSFLSNLSDSIDKGVGALVDADMNKESTRLQALQVQQQLGVQALSIANGSSQSILSLFRG; encoded by the coding sequence ATGTCCAGTATCATGACCAACGCCTCGGCGCTGACCGCGCTGCAGAGCCTGAACAGCACCAACAAGCAGCTCGAAATCACCCAGGCCCGCATTTCCACCGGCTATCGCGTCGCCACCGCCAGCGACAACGCCGCTTACTGGTCGATCGCCACGTCGATGAAGTCCGACAACAAGGCGCTCTCGGCCGTCCAGGACTCGCTCGGCCTCGGCGCCGGCAAGGTCGACACCGCCTACACCGCCATCAACACCGTCAAGGACCAGGTCGACCTGATCAAGACCAAGCTGGTCACCGCCCGCGGCGCCAGCCAGGAAGACCAGCAGAAGATCGCGACGGAAATCAACGCCATCCAGGCCCAGATCAAGTCGTCGGTCACCAACGCCAACTTCGCCGGCTCGAACCTGCTGCAGAACGGTGGCACGTCCGCATCCGATCTGAACATCGTCGCGTCGTACAACCGCACCGGCGCAACCGTCACAATCGACACGATCAACGTCAAATCCTCCGACACGCAGGTTCTCGACACCGCCGGCACGGGCGGCATCGTCGGCGGCCTGCTCGCCGCGACGTTCTTCGACCCGAGCAGCGCCGCTGTCGCCGACACCGCCATCGACACCGCGCTCGGCTCCGTTGAAACGGCGCTTGGCAAGCTGTCCACCGGCGCTGCCTCGCTCGGCGCCGCCAAGTCGCGCATCGACACCCAGAAGAGCTTCCTGTCCAACCTGTCGGACTCGATCGACAAGGGCGTCGGCGCTCTGGTCGACGCCGACATGAACAAGGAATCGACCCGCCTGCAGGCCCTCCAGGTCCAGCAGCAGCTCGGTGTCCAGGCGCTGTCGATCGCCAACGGCAGCTCGCAGTCGATCCTGTCGCTCTTCCGCGGCTGA
- the fliP gene encoding flagellar type III secretion system pore protein FliP (The bacterial flagellar biogenesis protein FliP forms a type III secretion system (T3SS)-type pore required for flagellar assembly.) produces the protein MRKSLIATALVVATTSFAAAQQLDLGGIGKADGTTVGYIIQMFGLLTVLSVAPGLLIMVTSFTRFVIAFSILRAGIGLQSTPANLILISLSLFMTFYVMAPTFDQAWNTGVKPLMDNQITQAEAFEKISDPFRTFMLHNVRDKDFDLFADLARERGQVVAKETVDLRILVPAFMISEIRRGFEIGFLIVLPFLVIDLIVATVTMAMGMMMLPPTVVSLPFKIMFFVLIDGWNLLVGSLVRSFT, from the coding sequence ATGAGAAAATCCCTCATCGCGACGGCGCTCGTCGTCGCCACCACCTCGTTTGCTGCGGCCCAGCAGCTCGATCTCGGCGGCATTGGCAAAGCCGACGGCACCACGGTCGGCTACATCATCCAGATGTTCGGCCTGCTCACCGTGCTTTCGGTGGCGCCGGGACTATTGATCATGGTGACGAGCTTCACCCGCTTCGTCATCGCCTTCTCGATCCTGCGCGCCGGCATCGGCCTGCAGTCGACGCCGGCCAATTTGATCCTGATCTCGCTGTCGCTGTTCATGACCTTCTATGTCATGGCGCCGACCTTCGACCAGGCCTGGAATACCGGTGTCAAGCCGCTGATGGACAACCAGATCACGCAGGCCGAGGCTTTCGAGAAGATTTCGGACCCGTTCCGCACCTTCATGCTGCACAATGTGCGCGACAAGGATTTCGACCTCTTCGCCGACCTCGCCCGCGAGCGCGGCCAGGTCGTTGCGAAAGAGACCGTCGACCTGCGCATCCTGGTGCCCGCCTTCATGATCTCGGAAATCAGGCGCGGCTTCGAGATCGGCTTTCTGATCGTGTTGCCGTTCCTCGTCATCGACCTCATCGTCGCCACCGTCACCATGGCCATGGGCATGATGATGCTGCCGCCGACCGTCGTGTCGCTGCCGTTCAAGATCATGTTCTTCGTGCTGATCGACGGCTGGAACCTGTTGGTGGGCAGCCTGGTGCGGTCCTTTACCTGA
- the fliL gene encoding flagellar basal body-associated protein FliL yields MANVEQAPPKKGPSVVIQLAMLLVLTAAAIGMGWVSGGYLKQGGAPMPVPAAPENSGTAEKPAESGKPAAGPTVVQLAPITTNLASPAEVWIRLEASVLYDAPQPPEMTEQIHQDLLAFVRTLKMHQIEGASGYQHLKADLDERAALRSGGHVKQVLIRTMLLE; encoded by the coding sequence GTGGCAAATGTCGAGCAGGCGCCGCCCAAGAAGGGACCTTCCGTGGTGATCCAGCTCGCCATGCTCCTGGTCTTGACTGCTGCGGCCATCGGCATGGGCTGGGTCTCCGGCGGCTATCTCAAGCAGGGAGGGGCACCGATGCCGGTGCCCGCCGCGCCGGAGAATTCAGGCACCGCGGAGAAGCCGGCCGAATCCGGCAAACCGGCCGCCGGACCGACGGTGGTTCAGCTGGCGCCGATCACCACCAATCTGGCTTCGCCGGCAGAGGTCTGGATAAGACTGGAGGCATCGGTGCTTTACGACGCGCCGCAGCCGCCCGAGATGACCGAGCAGATCCATCAGGACCTGCTGGCGTTCGTGCGCACGCTGAAGATGCACCAGATCGAGGGCGCCAGCGGCTACCAGCATCTCAAGGCCGATCTCGATGAGCGCGCGGCGCTGCGCAGCGGCGGCCATGTCAAACAGGTTCTGATCAGGACGATGCTGCTCGAATGA